The following proteins are encoded in a genomic region of Takifugu flavidus isolate HTHZ2018 chromosome 3, ASM371156v2, whole genome shotgun sequence:
- the LOC130523468 gene encoding fas apoptotic inhibitory molecule 1-like has protein sequence MHLLLSRHPAHCCCCLEKLLLVSVMLSGDLVAAWDLDLSDGVHRIQFSHGTTTGKRLVCVNGQEVIRKDWMFKLVGKETFVVGSSKTKATIKIEAVGGFAYEYSLEVDGKSLQRFTHDRAQTTSTWLLNVDGQDCRVVLEKDTMDVWCNGQKMETTGEFVEDGTETLFSLGEHECCIKAMSTGKKKKAIVHLLLLDGEKVPASTQ, from the exons ATGCACCTGCTGCTGAGCCGACACCctgcacactgctgctgctgcctggagaAGCTCCTGCTTGTGTCGGTGATGCTGAGCGGAGACCTGGTGGCCGCGTGGGACCTGGATCTGAGCGACGGCGTTCACAGGATCCAGTTCTCCCATGGAACCACCACCGGGAAAAGGCTGGTCTGTGTCAACGGACAG GAAGTCATCAGAAAAGACTGGATGTTCAAGCTGGTTGGGAAGGAAACGTTTGTCGTGGGGAGCAGCAAAACCAAAGCCACCATAAAGATCGAGGCTGTCGGCGGCTTCGCCTACGAGTACTCGCTGGAGGTGGACGGCAAGAGTCTGCAGAGGTTCACCCATGACCGGGCCCAGACCACCAGCACCTGGCTCCTCAACGTGGACGGGCAGGACTGCAGGGTGGTCCTCG AAAAAGACACGATGGATGTTTGGTGCAACGGGCAGAAAATGGAGACGACG GGGGAGTTTGTGGAGGATGGCACAGAAACACTCTTTAGTCTGGGGGAACATGAGTGCTGCATCAAGGCGATGAGCACgggcaagaagaagaaagccattGTTCACTTGTTGCTGCTGGATGGAGAGAAAGTGCCAGCTTCAACACAATAG